Genomic DNA from Candidatus Bathyarchaeota archaeon:
GCACGAAACTCTGATGGCCTAATTCTAATGGCGGATCTTTCTAGAGATTGTATTTCTCAACTAGATTTTCTATTAGATTCGTTAGAGGATTTTGGAATTTCAACTTATAGACCCAAATCGATGGTAGATATATTAAAAGAAAAATCACGTGGAGTTCAGATTACTGTTTCAGGTCAACTTATGGATTGTAGCTTAAATGATGTCAAGAAATTAGCATATGACTATGGTATTAGAAACGCAATAATAAGAATTTCAGGTGAAAATTCATTAGAGGATATTGAAAATGCGATACTTGAGAATAGGAAGATCTATAAATCAGCAATTATTATCGCAAATAAATTAGATATCAAAGCTGAACAGAATTCTAAGATATTAAAAGACAAGACCTTTAGAAAAATCCCTATCGTAGCGGTTTCTTGCGATACTAAAAAAAATACTGATGAAATTGGTAAATTTATCTTTAGATCTTTGGAAATAATAAGAATATATACTAAAGAACCTGGAGGAGAAGCTTCTGTGGATATGCCATTTATTATGAAGAATGGCAGTTCAG
This window encodes:
- a CDS encoding 50S ribosome-binding GTPase; the protein is MPTNLNAEAKAKWKKFLGEKRPETKLKALEEFYSAIPKHKGNEKLRAQIKRKISGLKLEIESRKKHGARTSSHDIFLRKEGAAQIVILGITNVGKSSLLSILTNAKPQIANYEYTTTKPIQGMLEFENLKFQLIEAPALIPQNSEDKVWNSKILTLARNSDGLILMADLSRDCISQLDFLLDSLEDFGISTYRPKSMVDILKEKSRGVQITVSGQLMDCSLNDVKKLAYDYGIRNAIIRISGENSLEDIENAILENRKIYKSAIIIANKLDIKAEQNSKILKDKTFRKIPIVAVSCDTKKNTDEIGKFIFRSLEIIRIYTKEPGGEASVDMPFIMKNGSS